The following proteins come from a genomic window of uncultured Fretibacterium sp.:
- a CDS encoding adenylate kinase, translating to MRLVLLGAPGSGKGTQAALLKERLGCAHVSTGDIFRKNLKEETPLGLLARSYMDKGALVPDEVVLKMVSGRLLEPDMEAGFLLDGFPRTIAQAEFLESFLAERGQALDAVILFDIGDEALVRRLSNRRTCRSCGAIFNLLTLDGDGHSCPACSGELYQRDDDEESVIRNRLKVFHDQTQPLIDWYGKKGLLSAVDASQAPEAAYGDITAILKQHGAP from the coding sequence GTGAGATTGGTCCTTTTAGGTGCTCCAGGGTCGGGAAAGGGGACGCAGGCCGCCCTTTTGAAAGAGCGTCTCGGCTGTGCCCACGTCTCGACCGGCGATATTTTTCGAAAGAACCTGAAGGAGGAGACGCCCCTCGGTCTCCTTGCCCGCAGCTACATGGACAAGGGGGCCCTGGTTCCCGACGAGGTCGTCCTGAAGATGGTGTCGGGCCGTCTTCTGGAGCCCGACATGGAGGCGGGGTTTCTGCTGGACGGTTTTCCCCGCACCATAGCGCAGGCGGAGTTCCTCGAGAGCTTCCTTGCGGAGCGGGGCCAGGCGCTGGATGCGGTCATCCTCTTCGACATCGGGGACGAGGCCCTGGTCCGGCGTCTCTCCAACCGGCGGACCTGCCGCTCCTGCGGGGCGATCTTCAACCTCCTGACCCTGGACGGGGACGGGCACAGCTGCCCTGCCTGCAGCGGGGAGCTTTATCAGAGGGACGACGACGAGGAGTCCGTGATCCGAAATCGATTGAAGGTTTTCCACGACCAGACCCAGCCGCTGATCGACTGGTATGGGAAAAAGGGACTGCTGAGCGCTGTGGACGCCTCTCAGGCTCCGGAGGCGGCCTATGGCGATATCACGGCGATTCTGAAACAGCATGGTGCGCCTTAA